From Diceros bicornis minor isolate mBicDic1 chromosome 8, mDicBic1.mat.cur, whole genome shotgun sequence, a single genomic window includes:
- the PPAT gene encoding amidophosphoribosyltransferase, which produces MELEELGIREECGVFGCIASGEWPTQLDVPHVITLGLVGLQHRGQESAGIVTSDGNSVPTFKTHKGMGLVNHVFTEDNLKKLYISNLGIGHTRYATTGNCELENCQPFVVETLHGKIAVAHNGELINAAQLRKKLLRHGIGLSTSSDSEMITQLLAYTPPQEQDDTPDWVARIKNLMKEAPTAYSLLIMHRDVIYAVRDPYGNRPLCIGRLIPISDINDKEKKSSETEGWVVSSESCSFLSIGARYYREVLPGEIVEISKHKVQTLDIIPRAEGNPMAFCIFEYVYFARPDSIFENQMVYTVRYRCGQQLAIEAPVDADLVSTVPESATPAALGYAGKCGLPYVEVLCKNRYVGRTFIQPNMRLRQLGVAKKFGVLSDNFKGKRIVLVDDSIVRGNTISPIIKLLKESGAKEVHIRVASPPIRYPCFMGINIPTKEELIANKPEFEHLAEYLGANSVVYLSVEGLISSVREGIKLKKQKEKKQDVIIQENGNGHCTKQDIIIQENGNGLGCFEKNGHCTKQDVIIQENGNGLGCFEKNGHCTACLTGKYPVELEW; this is translated from the exons ATGGAGCTGGAGGAGTTGGGGATCCGAGAGGAATGTGGCGTGTTCGGGTGCATCGCCTCAGGAGAGTGGCCCACGCAGCTAGATGTGCCGCATGTGATCACTCTGGGACTCGTGGGGCTACAGCACCG GGGTCAGGAGAGTGCTGGTATTGTGACCAGTGATGGGAATTCAGTACCAACATTCAAAACACACAAG GGAATGGGTCTTGTAAATCACGTCTTTACTGAAGACAATTTGAAGAAATTATATATTTCAAATCTTGGAATTGGACACACGAGGTATGCCACTACAGGAAACTGTGAATTAGAAAATTGTCAGCCCTTTGTTGTTGAAACACTTCATGGGAAAATAGCTGTGGCACATAATGGCGAGTTGATAAATGCTGCTCAATTAAGGAAAAAG CTTCTGCGTCATGGTATTGGTCTGTCAACAAGTTCcgatagtgaaatgattacccaGTTATTGGCATATACCCCTCCTCAGGAACAAGATGACACCCCAGACTGGGTAGCAAG GATTAAAAACTTAATGAAGGAAGCACCTACAGCATACTCCCTGCTTATAATGCACAGAGATGTTATTTATGCAGTACGAGATCCTTATGGAAATCGTCCTCTATGCATTGGTCGTCTTATTCCTATATCTGATATAAATGATAAAG AGAAAAAGTCTTCAGAAACTGAAGGATGGGTGGTGTCTTCAGAATCTTGTAGCTTTTTATCTATTGGTGCAAG ATATTACCGTGAAGTCTTGCCTGGAGAAATTGTGGAAATATCCAAACATAAGGTCCAAACTCTTGATATTATACCAAGGGCTGAAGGAAACccaatggctttttgtatttttgaataTGTTTATTTTGCAAGACCAGATAGTATATTTGAAA acCAAATGGTTTACACAGTAAGATACCGTTGTGGTCAGCAGCTGGCAATTGAAGCACCTGTGGATGCAGATTTGGTTAGCACTGTTCCGGAATCTGCTACACCCGCTGCTCTTGGTTACGCAGGAAag TGTGGACTTCCCTATGTGGAGGTGCTGTGTAAAAACCGGTATGTAGGAAGAACCTTCATTCAGCCAAACATGAGGTTAAGACAACTTGGTGTTGCAAAAAAATTTGGAGTATTGTCAGACAACTTCAAAGGCAAAAGAATCGTCCTTGTAGATGATTCGATTGTGAGAGGCAATACTATCTCAcccataatcaaattgctcaaagaATCTGGTGCAAAAGAG GTACACATTCGAGTAGCTTCACCACCAATTAGATATCCATGCTTCATGGGAATAAACATACCAACAAAAGAAGAACTTATTGCCAATAAACCAGAATTTGAGCATCTTGCAGAATATCTAG GAGCAAACAGCGTTGTGTATCTGTCAGTAGAAGGACTGATTTCATCTGTACGAGAAGggataaaacttaaaaaacagaaagagaaaaagcaagatgTTATCATTCAAGAAAATGGGAATGGTCATTGTACAAAGCAAGATATTATCATTCAAGAAAACGGGAACGGTCTGGGATGTTTTGAAAAGAATGGTCATTGTACAAAGCAGGATgttataattcaagaaaatgGGAATGGTCTGGGATGTTTTGAAAAGAACGGTCATTGTACAGCTTGTCTCACTGGAAAATATCCTGTGGAATTGGAATGGTAG